A portion of the Burkholderia sp. GAS332 genome contains these proteins:
- a CDS encoding D-galactonate transporter has product MQRSSAVTPDDAIYRKIARRIVPFLFICYVVNFIDRVNIGFAKLQFLQDLKLDDAVFGLAAGMFFVGYLVFELPSNLLLERIGVRKTLLRIMVLWGGLTVLLMFVKSASMLYLLRFLLGAAEAGFFPGIILYLTYWFPDRQRGRITSLFIMAVPLAGIIGGPLSGWIMVHFHDMLGLHGWQWLFLVEGIPAIVLGVMAMLYLDDRPSHAKWLTDAEKAHVTAALEADRKQRGAHHAPPARLADVLRNPRIYLLSAIYFCVFMGLNAVGFWIPTLLRHVGVQQIGNIGWLSGAISVCTAIGIVAIGRSSDRHAERRWHVAGCGFAVAGSFLLLPLAAHSVPFTVALLVVASICIYATLSIFWTIPTAYLDGGAAAAGIATITAIGAIGGAVSPSLVGMLKAETGSVYAGFAVIAALLIVGMVALLWAVPAPRRDTVGVVRPAALK; this is encoded by the coding sequence ATGCAGCGCTCGTCAGCCGTTACGCCCGATGACGCGATTTATCGCAAGATCGCTCGGCGCATCGTGCCGTTTCTGTTCATCTGCTACGTGGTCAACTTCATCGACCGCGTCAACATCGGCTTTGCCAAGCTGCAGTTCCTGCAAGATCTGAAACTTGACGACGCCGTGTTCGGTCTCGCGGCAGGGATGTTCTTTGTCGGCTATCTGGTGTTCGAGTTGCCGAGCAATCTGCTGCTGGAACGCATCGGCGTACGCAAGACGCTCTTGCGGATTATGGTGCTGTGGGGTGGTTTGACCGTACTGCTGATGTTCGTCAAAAGCGCGAGCATGCTGTACCTGCTGCGCTTTCTGCTGGGCGCCGCCGAAGCCGGCTTTTTCCCCGGCATCATTCTGTACCTCACCTACTGGTTTCCCGATCGTCAACGCGGGCGCATCACGAGTCTGTTCATCATGGCCGTGCCGTTGGCGGGCATCATCGGTGGGCCGCTGTCGGGCTGGATCATGGTGCATTTCCACGACATGCTCGGCTTGCACGGCTGGCAATGGCTGTTTCTGGTCGAAGGCATACCGGCCATCGTGCTCGGTGTCATGGCGATGCTCTATCTGGACGATCGTCCGTCGCACGCAAAATGGCTGACCGACGCGGAAAAGGCCCACGTTACCGCGGCGCTTGAAGCGGATCGAAAACAGCGCGGCGCACACCACGCGCCGCCCGCGCGCCTCGCCGATGTGTTGCGCAACCCGCGGATCTATCTGCTGTCAGCGATCTATTTCTGCGTGTTCATGGGACTCAATGCGGTCGGCTTCTGGATTCCAACGCTGCTGCGGCACGTCGGCGTACAACAGATCGGCAATATCGGCTGGCTCAGCGGCGCGATTTCGGTTTGTACCGCCATCGGTATCGTGGCGATCGGGCGCAGTTCGGATCGTCACGCCGAACGGCGCTGGCATGTGGCGGGTTGCGGCTTCGCGGTGGCCGGCAGTTTTCTGCTGCTGCCGCTCGCCGCGCATAGCGTTCCCTTCACCGTTGCCCTGCTGGTGGTCGCGTCGATCTGCATCTACGCGACGCTGAGTATCTTCTGGACGATCCCTACCGCCTATCTGGACGGCGGCGCCGCAGCAGCCGGTATCGCGACGATTACCGCGATCGGTGCGATCGGCGGCGCGGTGAGTCCTTCGCTGGTCGGGATGTTGAAGGCCGAAACCGGCAGCGTCTACGCAGGCTTTGCCGTCATTGCAGCGCTCCTGATCGTGGGCATGGTTGCCCTGCTGTGGGCCGTGCCCGCGCCGCGCCGCGATACGGTGGGCGTAGTGCGGCCCGCTGCGTTGAAGTAA
- a CDS encoding Predicted amidohydrolase: protein MNNKQAPLPQAPLRIAAAQAQPVSGDVTANIARTVELTNLAADRGAKLVVFPEKFLSGYEPDLIAGDPAKYAFDQHDARLEPIRAVCRQREIAVIVGAATRGASGESGLHISSLVFNRSGELIEPYHKQHLYRSETAIYRPGTQGCMLEIDGWRLALGVCYDSGFPEHARRAAMNGAHAYLVSALFSLKTGYHQSRIWFPARAFDNTLYVLLSNHVGTTGGWETCGASAIWGPYGDVVEEASREREEVITALLDPAVLADVRERETVLADFKAHAEETSGGYVAHRLD, encoded by the coding sequence TTGAATAACAAACAGGCCCCGCTGCCGCAAGCACCCTTGCGAATTGCGGCTGCGCAGGCGCAACCGGTTTCCGGCGACGTAACGGCAAACATTGCCAGAACGGTCGAACTGACCAACCTCGCCGCCGACCGCGGCGCGAAACTGGTGGTCTTTCCCGAGAAATTCCTAAGCGGCTATGAGCCCGATCTGATTGCCGGCGACCCGGCGAAATACGCCTTCGACCAACACGACGCACGGCTCGAGCCGATTCGAGCCGTCTGTCGTCAGCGCGAGATCGCCGTGATCGTCGGTGCGGCAACGCGCGGCGCAAGCGGCGAGAGCGGCCTCCATATTTCTTCGCTGGTGTTCAATCGTTCCGGCGAACTGATCGAGCCGTATCACAAGCAGCATCTCTACCGCAGCGAGACGGCGATTTACCGGCCGGGCACGCAAGGCTGCATGCTGGAGATCGACGGCTGGCGCCTCGCGCTCGGCGTGTGCTACGACTCCGGCTTTCCGGAGCACGCGCGCCGCGCCGCGATGAATGGCGCGCACGCGTATCTGGTGAGCGCGCTCTTCAGCCTGAAGACGGGCTATCACCAGTCACGCATCTGGTTTCCCGCGCGTGCTTTCGACAACACCCTGTATGTGCTGTTGTCGAACCACGTCGGCACCACAGGCGGCTGGGAAACATGCGGCGCGAGCGCGATCTGGGGTCCGTATGGCGACGTCGTGGAGGAGGCCAGCCGCGAGCGGGAAGAAGTGATTACCGCGCTACTCGATCCGGCCGTGCTCGCCGATGTTCGCGAACGCGAGACGGTGCTTGCCGACTTCAAGGCGCACGCCGAAGAGACGTCGGGTGGTTACGTCGCGCACCGTCTGGATTAG
- a CDS encoding NADPH2:quinone reductase has product MSMQALVLKQHGGPLELTELPRPEPARGEVLVRVGASGLNPLDTKIRAGAAGHAQHPLPAVLGIDMAGVVEAVGEGVGRFKAGDRVYGMTGGVGGLQGSLAQYASVDADLLALMPSNLSMREAAALPLAFITAYSGIVDRAHLQAGQTVLVHGGAGGVGYVSVQLALALGAKVFTTVSERDRGVVEALGATPIDYRAQPVDQYVQSATDGAGFDLVVDTVGGATLDASFAAVRHFGHVVSALGWGTHALAPLSFREASYSGVFTLHALLSGEGRAHLGEMLRVAAQLAEENRLAPRLDARRFDLSAAQLAYDALTDGSARGKVVVEVN; this is encoded by the coding sequence ATGTCCATGCAAGCTCTCGTTCTCAAGCAGCACGGCGGTCCGCTCGAACTCACGGAACTACCGCGCCCCGAGCCGGCGCGCGGTGAGGTGCTGGTGCGCGTCGGCGCGAGCGGCCTGAATCCGCTCGACACCAAAATCCGCGCCGGGGCCGCGGGGCACGCGCAACATCCGTTGCCGGCGGTCTTGGGTATCGACATGGCGGGTGTCGTCGAGGCGGTGGGCGAGGGTGTCGGCAGATTCAAGGCGGGCGATCGGGTCTACGGAATGACGGGCGGCGTGGGCGGCCTGCAAGGCTCGCTGGCGCAATACGCATCGGTCGATGCAGACCTGCTGGCCTTGATGCCGTCCAATCTCTCGATGCGCGAAGCTGCTGCGCTGCCGCTTGCTTTCATCACGGCGTACTCGGGCATTGTCGATCGCGCGCATTTGCAGGCGGGGCAAACGGTGCTCGTACATGGCGGGGCGGGCGGTGTGGGATACGTCTCAGTGCAGTTGGCGCTCGCGCTCGGTGCGAAGGTCTTTACCACGGTTAGCGAGCGCGACCGCGGCGTGGTGGAGGCGCTTGGTGCTACGCCGATCGATTACCGTGCGCAGCCGGTTGACCAATATGTCCAGTCTGCGACGGACGGCGCGGGTTTCGACCTGGTCGTCGATACGGTCGGCGGCGCGACGCTCGACGCATCGTTTGCCGCCGTGAGGCATTTCGGCCATGTGGTCAGCGCGCTCGGGTGGGGCACGCATGCGCTGGCGCCGCTGTCGTTTCGCGAAGCCAGTTACTCGGGTGTGTTCACGCTGCACGCCTTGCTTTCCGGAGAAGGCCGCGCGCATCTCGGCGAGATGCTGCGCGTGGCGGCGCAGCTCGCTGAAGAAAACCGGCTCGCGCCCCGCCTCGACGCACGGCGCTTTGATCTGAGCGCCGCGCAGCTTGCTTATGACGCACTGACCGACGGCAGCGCGCGGGGCAAAGTCGTGGTCGAGGTGAATTGA
- a CDS encoding 3-oxoacyl-[acyl-carrier protein] reductase — MLLSQQWVLVTGGARGLGAAITRALVREGASVVVNYRKSETLAHALREELGDRVLPIQADVTDAAAIARLFETAHAQTGQPIVSVVNNALADFQFDGDARPKIDVIDWTRFQQQLDGSLKGALNTIQAAAAGMRSRGFGRIVNVGTNLFQNPVVPYHDYTAAKAALLSLTRTAAHDLGPDGITVNMVSGGLLRTTDASAATPEVVFDLIASSTPLRRVTTPEEFADAVLFFLSPWARAVTGQNLIVDGGLVKG, encoded by the coding sequence ATGCTTTTATCCCAACAATGGGTGCTGGTAACGGGCGGCGCCCGCGGACTCGGCGCCGCGATCACGCGTGCACTGGTGCGCGAAGGTGCGAGCGTCGTGGTGAATTATCGTAAGAGCGAAACGCTGGCTCACGCGCTGAGAGAAGAACTCGGCGACCGTGTCCTGCCGATCCAGGCGGACGTGACCGATGCGGCCGCCATCGCGCGTCTGTTCGAAACGGCCCACGCGCAAACCGGGCAGCCCATCGTGTCGGTAGTTAACAATGCACTGGCCGACTTTCAGTTCGACGGCGACGCCCGCCCGAAAATCGACGTCATTGATTGGACGAGATTTCAGCAGCAGTTAGACGGTTCGCTCAAGGGCGCGCTCAATACGATACAAGCGGCCGCCGCGGGCATGCGCTCGCGCGGGTTCGGCCGCATCGTCAACGTCGGCACCAATCTGTTTCAGAACCCCGTGGTGCCCTATCACGACTACACGGCAGCCAAAGCGGCACTGTTGTCGCTAACGCGCACCGCAGCTCACGATCTCGGCCCGGACGGCATCACGGTGAACATGGTGTCGGGTGGCCTGCTACGCACCACCGATGCGAGCGCGGCCACGCCGGAGGTCGTTTTCGACCTGATCGCCAGTTCGACACCGTTGCGGCGTGTCACGACGCCTGAGGAGTTCGCCGACGCCGTGCTGTTCTTCCTCTCGCCGTGGGCGCGCGCGGTCACCGGTCAGAATCTGATTGTCGATGGCGGCCTCGTGAAGGGTTAA